The Gammaproteobacteria bacterium DNA window CTCTTCGCCGCCGGCACATCTGCCCCTATTAACGCCGGTATCTGTTTAATAATAATAATCAGCCCGATGGCGGCCAGCATTGCTTCTACTACCGTCACCGGTAGAAAAATCGCAAAGCGGCCCGCATTCATAAAGGCGAGTACAATTTGCACCAACCCCGTTAAGCAGATTGCAACCAGAAGTAAGGGATAACCAACGGCTAAGTCACCACCACCCAACACCAACATGCCGGACAGCAAGGCAGGTGCAAGACCTGCGGCAGGGCCGCTGATAGTGACATAAGCACCACCAAGAAATGGAAAAATCAAACCCGCGATAATTGCCGAAACCAAGCCTGTGACAGGTGGCGCACCAGATGCAATAGCAATACCCAAGGAAAGTGGCAATGAGACCAACGCGACCTGCATACCTGCCAGCAAATCATAACGCCAATGTTTTAACCCTTTTAAACCATTTTGTGGTGTTTCAGTCATTATCGTTACCTACATAATTAACTAATATTTTTTATGTTGTCTTACCTTGCAGTATTAAATTCCAGATAAATTCTCTATTGCGCTAATCGCTGCTTGTGCGGCGGCGTCAATATCGGCTTCTTTCCCTGACAGGGTCAATCGCCCAAACGCCCCTACTGCTCGTGCGTCAATCAACGTTATATTTGCTGCCTTTTCTGCTTCGTTGGCAGCATATACTATATATCCTGCTGGTTCAGTCTCAAGAATAAACATGCTCTGGCCAGGCAAGATCATCGAGCCTCGACGATCTTGCCGGTTAATCAATACAGCATGATCTGGTGTAACAGAGCGCACAATTTCTTTCCAGGCGATGCGGCATTTTTGCCGTTTATGCTCGTCGGTATCTAAACGTGCTAATACCGCTCGACCAGCTTCGATGACATCACTCTGATCACGATGATGGAATACCATCGAACCAAATGCTCGCTCAACAACCTGTGAACCTAAATGTACGCGTGTGGCTTTTAAGGCAACATCTGTCAATTGATGCACTGACATGCCTGGCTCAACTTCCATCCATAGGCAGGAATCACCCGGTATCGGTAAAAAGCCCTGAGAAACAGTCCCCATATAAACCGCTAATTGCGGTTGCAATGAATCTATAAAAACATAAGTACGTAAACTAATCATATTGTTACGCTTTGCGCTTCTCTCGAGTCGGCTTCGCACATGCTGACAGGTCATTTAATAATGATTGCATGCGCTCGCTGATAACAGGCTCGCTAGCCATCGCAAACTCTAAAAATGTCTTTGCTATCAATGACGGTTCTTTGTTCTTTGGGTGAACGATGTACCATTTGTGTTGAATCGGAAATCCTTGCACGTCAAGCATGGCGATTGGGCCGCTAGCGCCTTCAAGCGTTAAAGTATGCAACGAGGAAATCGTCAGGCCTAAACCACCGATTACCGCATGCTTAATCGCTTCGTTACTACCCAGCTCCATACGCACATTTGGCACAATCCCGTGCTCAGAAAAGACTTTCGTTGCTGCATCACGCATACCCGAACCCACTTCACGAAAAATAAATCGCTCTTGCGCCAACCGCTCTATAGATATGTTCGACTCTTCACATAAGGGGTGATCTTTAGGCGCCATGACGATCAATGGGTTTGGTGCGAAATGATGTGATTCGATATGCCGCAATAACTTGTTCGGCAATCGGCCGAGGATATACAGGTCATCCTCGTTGTTTTGAATTCGGTCTATCATTTCATCGCGATTAGGTACTGTTAATGTCACGTCGATATCAGGGTATTCGCGACAAAATTCGCCCAGAATCTCCGGCGTAAAATATTTCGCTGTAGTGACAACCGCTAAACGTAACCGGCCTCGCTGCAAACCTTTAAGCCCTGCCAGACGCGTATCCAAGTCAGACAAGCAATCAAATATTTTCCTGATTGCTTGATATAAATCATTACCAGCATCGGTGGGTTTAATCAAACGACGCGATTGATCAAGCAAGGGCGCGCCTATAACATTGGTCAATTTCTTAATTTGCGATGACACCGTTGGCTGCGTTAAAAATAGCTCTTCAGCCGCACGGGTAAAACTACCCAGACGAACAATTGCTTCAAAAATCTGCATTTGCCGGAATGTCGTATGACGAATAAGGTAGTCTGGCAGACCTCCTTTTAACCGTAGATTATCGTTGTCTGCCATAATAATAGTTCTTATATAAGCTGGCTAAATATGTAACAGCTTAACGCATCCTTTTATCAAATTTCTCAGGAGAAAGCACACTAACATCGATTATGAATACAGTAAGATGATGGCCTTTTTTTATTTTTCTTTGCAAGCTATCTAGCATAGCGTCTAAACGATCTGGCGGCATAATCACTTTGATCAAAATATTCGCATCAAAACCTGTCATACCAGAACTCAAACCCGACGAACCTTCACCCTGCGCGCTTAATATAGTGTAACCGCTAGCACCATATTTTTTAAACGAAGCGATCAGCTTTTCTTCTAGTGCATCAGTGGTAATAATATTGAGCAATTTTTCAGGATACAGTCTATTCATTAGTTACCTTATATAGTTATCTTCGCGCTAGCTTGCAATGACTTGCGCGAGCTTATGAAATAAAGGAATACCAACAATCACATTGAATGGAAATGTAATCCCCAACGATAACGTTAAATAATACGACGGATTGGCTTCAGGAATAGCCAAACGCATAGCGGGAGGCACAGCGATGTAAGATGCACTAGCAGCAAGCACCGCAACCAATGTCGCTCCCCCAATACTGAAACCTAGCATGTGTGTACCAATATAGACGCCTAGAACACCACCGAGCACCGGCATAAAAATACCGAATAACGCTAATAGAAGCCCTACTTGACGTAAGTCACCTAGTCGACGACCTGCAACATGCCCCATTTCAAATAAGAATAAACACAGCACACCCATAAATATATCATCAATAAAGGGCGACAACTTATCCATGCCTGATGGTATTGCAATGGCACCGATAACCATTGAGCCAATCAATATAATGACACTACCATTAGTCAGCGCATCACGTAGTAAATCACCGAAACTACTTTCTTCGCCATCAGTATCTGTGATGTTCGTAACGTCGGCGGACTCCCCCGCCTTCAATTTACGTGCAGCTATTGTTTGCCGCGCTTTCGCTGCCAACAAAAGACCAACAATAATTGCTGGCGTTTCCATAATTGCCAACATAATTAATGGGTAGTTTTCATACTTGACGCCGGCATTATCCAAATAAGCAATTGCGGTAAGAAAGGTCCCTGCACTCACCGAACCGTAATGAGCCGAAATCGCTGCGGCATCAAGCAAGCTCACTCGCTTGGTAGCTAGGAGAATAAGATAACCAATAACAGGAAGTGTGAACCCCATGATGAGCGCCCACATCACCGAGTTTAACGCAATGAATAAATCTGCCTTAGCCAACGCATAGCCACCATGCAGACCGATCGCCATTAACAGGTAAATCGACAATACTTTGGCAAGATCTGGCGGGAAACGCAGATCTGACTTGACCAGACGCGCGACCACGCCAAGCACAAAAAAGAGCACTGCAGGCAATAGCAAATTGCTTAAACTTGACATTGCGTTCCTCAGCCTACTGTTAAACTACGTGATAAATTTTGCGCGTTGATTGCTACGTAGAATGTGCGATTAATACACTCGGTATAAAAATTCCGACCGAATCTATCATTGAAGAAAATATTCTAGTCTGGCCATACCCGACGCGAGGAAAAACCAAGCACGGCATGTCTTGACACTAATTTAGTGTTAGACGCTTTTACAGTTGTTGGTGCTTTTGCTTTCGCAGTAGACCGAGCTTTCGTTTTCTTGGTGTTGGTAACTGCTTTCTTCACAGTAGTCATTGTTAATTCTCTCCTGCACTGTCCTGCATAGCAGGCACAATAACGTCTATCAGCTGTGCATAACGTAATAGCTTTTCACCAAGTTCTGTCTCTCCATCTTCTATATGTAATGCCATAGAAACATGGGTTCGACTAAAACTCAGGTCCGGATAAAAATCTTCAGCCTCAGAAATCTCTGCTGCCTGATCTAGAAAGTCACGAGTTTGATCGTAATGACTGAATTCGATACGTCGTTCTAAACGTACAGGCCGCTTACGCTCGATCCATTTTTCACTAATTACTGACATACTCGTCGCTAGCTAACTGCCAACCGTCTGTTGCCACCAACTATCAAAACTATCTGCATGTGCCTGCTCTTCTTTAAGTAGCTCTGCAAAGAAGATACGATTGTCGTCATCCTGACTCGTGGCACAGTGGCGAACCGCCTGCGTATAAAACCCCACGATCTCTAACTCAAATCGCTTACATTGCTGCATTAGCTCTGGCAGTGAACCATCTAGGTGGGTGGCTCGCAAACTACTCGCATTCGGTGCGCCGCCCAAAGCCAACATGCGGCCAATTATCCTTTCCACATGCTGCATTTCTTCACCCGCCTCTTGGCGAAACTTATCACCAGCTGACGTCATACCACGCAGCTCCATTAACTTGGCTAAAGCGATATATTGCTGCACGGCAGAGAGTTCAAAACTCAATGCGCGGCCAAGAAAACCTAAAACCGCCTTTGGGTTATTCACCAGCGGCTTATTCGCCAGTGGATTATTCAGCAGTGGATTGCTCATAGTCGTGATATGTTGATCGTCAACGATTTAGAGTCCGGCATGGCTGGGGCACCAAATGTAATCGCTTCCCAGGCCATACCGCGTCTCATTGTCGTATTACGCCGCACTGCCGCCAAGCACTGGTTCCACTTCTTTGTGTGGACGCGCGATAATATGCGCAGCAACAAGACCATCACCGACTCTTTCACAAGCATCAGCACCAGCACGCACCGCTGCATTAACGGCACCAGTTTCACCACGTACCAATATAGTGACGTAACCACCACCAACAAACTCACGGCCAATTAAACGTACTTCTGCGGCTTTAGTCATCGCATCAGCGGCTTCAATCGCTGGAACCAGACCACGAGTTTCTATCATGCCTAACGCAATACCATAGTTTTCAGTTGCCATGGGTATATCTCCTGTTGATAAATTAATTTGTTAAATTTAAGACCTGGCTGTATTGCCAGTCATCTCCAAAACCGACTCCACCTCGTTATGTGGGCGCGCGATAATATGGGCAGCAACAAGGCCGTCACCCACTCTTTCACAAGCATCAGCGCCAGCACGAACTGCTGCGTTGACTGCGCCAGTTTCGCCACGTACTAATACGGTGACATAACCGCCGCCAACAAACTCACGGCCAATTAAACGTACTTCTGCAGCTTTAGTCATGGCATCAGCGGCTTCAATCGCTGGAACCAGACCACGAGTTTCTATCATGCCCAATGCGATTCCGTAGTTACTTTCACTCATCGTTATATCTCCGTCTTCGTTACTCATTAATGTAATATTTACTAACTTATAGACCCTTAAAGAATCACCCTGCCTACCCGCTTTCTTCGTCCCAAAAATCGATAATGCCACCAACCGTTAAATCTGTGAGTATGGCAAAGTCTCCGGTCGCATAACGCGCCGCTGAACCGCTCACTACGTATACCCAGTTTCCCGGTCTGCTACTGCAACTATCTACAGCCACTTGAAACTTACCACTGCTATCACGTAATACACGTAAGCTGCTTTTCCATAGACCCTCTACTCGGCGCGTGCAGACTAATGGCTCAACCACTTGCATAATGTCCATTACGTTTCCTGCTCCATCTTGTCATCGTCCCAATAGTCAATGATGCCAACGATAGTAAGGTCGCTCGGATATTCTTTACTCCCTGCTGCTTCGCGTGCTGCCGAACTACCGACACAGATAACCCAATCACCCGGGATACAACCTACCGCATCGACTGCCACCAAACGCGTTGACCCATCCAAAACAACCTGCAGATGTTTATGCTCCATCGTTGCAATACGATTAGTCGCGACCAAAGGCTTTTCAACTTTACAAATTTTCATCAGTGTGCCCCCTGATTAGCAGGTAGCAAAGAACAACCAACCATCTCCGCTCTGCCATCTGACGAACAATCACGAACCATTAAAAGCGTATGCAACAAACCCTTGTCAGCATAATCGCGGTAGCGATCACGCAATGCTGTATCAAGTTGCTGACATCGTGCTTTTGCACGCTCTCTGGCGGCAGGCACTTTACTGTGGTAATCATTACGAATAACCACTGGAATTGGCAAGCCTCGATTGGCATTTAATTTAGTGAATATTTTTATACCCACGTCCATATCTTGCGCGCCTTCCTCAACCGTGCTGAGGTAGGCAAAATAAGTTAGGTTGCGTAGTCGTATTTCTTCAAAACCAATACCCATACCAATAAAGCATTCTTGATGCCCAATGTCGCTGTAACAACCCTGGTGGTATTGGCGCACATAATCAATTTGCGATATGTTTTTACAGAGCAAATATACGGCCAACTTTTTCATACCTTCATCAGGCAGTGAAGCGCCATGCTCTGCGCTGTGGCTTTCCAGATAACGTGTGATACACGTCTCTGCATTGCTGGCAGATTGACTGTATGTGGCATCGTATAACTCTGCTGCATCAATATAGCGCTTGGCATCGATATCACCGTTTGCATCTGGTAAGTGCAAACGCAACACATCGTTGTCGGTATCAATACCAAGCAGCAATAAATCAATCGATGCGCCACAGCAAAAACTGTTTTCTACGCCTTGGCGAAAATCTTCCAATCGACTCATCGCAGCCTTAGCCGCGCGCTGCACGTCACTACCATGCGCTGCACAACCTTCAGTATCTGGGTGCGATGAACTAAAATGATAAGCTGCTACTTTCAGATAACGCGTTGGCGCATCGGCTGCGTTTGGCTTGCCTTCACGATAACGCAACATTTCTGTTTTTACCCACTTTTGCAGGCTATCGTCCACGTCAAACATGGCGCCAGCGTATGACTTGCGCCTTACAACTTTATGCGGCAAACGCAGCACATAACGAATAACATGAGCCAGGCGCCCATCTGCACACGGTGATACGTCCATCAAGTGGAAACCACATTGCTCAAGGAACGCTTGAAATTCGTCATCATCTGGCGCGCTTAACGGGCTGTTAGTAAAAAAATCATCTGACATATGGCGAAACGTCTCGAACACACACCAGCAATACAAAGAGCCAATATCCAACGGCTTGACCCAACTATCTGCTAACAAATGTTCCGGCAGCTCAAAGCCTAATTTGCTTCGCGCAATTTGCTGTGCGCGACCAATAAAGCCTGAATCGTGCTGCACTGAAGATATTTCTTGCAACACGACTTCTATGCCTGAAAAAGCGCCTTTGATTTTTTGCTCGTAACTATAAAGATGAGCATTCTCGTCACTGCGTGTAAACGGATGCCCTGTTTTATTTGAAACGGCGCGGTCGCTAGCAAATAGCTTTGCAGGGGAGAGCGAGGGCTGCGCACCAGCATAAGCAGGCGAACCCTGTCGCCGAGGCGACAGGGTTCGCTTCAGCGGTACTGCTCGCTGCAACGTGCTTCTGCTTTTTGTTCTGCTGCCGAACATGACGTTAATCCGTTCTCCAAAAATCAATAGTTAGTGCGCTACGTTACAAATTGCGCCCAGAAACTGTGCCTGACCAGCCTACAATTAGCCTCGAGCGCCGCCAGATACCGTTATATGCGCGCCTTTATCCGTATTGCCGCTACCACCGGTAACATTAATATCAGCAGGCGCAATATCGACGTTGCGCTTATTATCTACTGACGGCATGGCATTAATTGGGCCACGACGTGTTGGGTTTCTCTTTGCTGCAGAGCGACCCTCTGTTCCCGTTACGCGATCACCACGGTCCCAGTCATCACCGGTAATATTTTGGTTGGTATCGATACCTTCACCAGTGACACCACGACCTGATTTAGAGATTTCTATCGGCGCATTCATGCCGCCTGTAGTATTACTGCGATCGCCAAAACGTGCTTCTTC harbors:
- a CDS encoding carboxysome peptide A, whose protein sequence is MKICKVEKPLVATNRIATMEHKHLQVVLDGSTRLVAVDAVGCIPGDWVICVGSSAAREAAGSKEYPSDLTIVGIIDYWDDDKMEQET
- a CDS encoding BMC domain-containing protein; translated protein: MSESNYGIALGMIETRGLVPAIEAADAMTKAAEVRLIGREFVGGGYVTVLVRGETGAVNAAVRAGADACERVGDGLVAAHIIARPHNEVESVLEMTGNTARS
- a CDS encoding BMC domain-containing protein, which produces MATENYGIALGMIETRGLVPAIEAADAMTKAAEVRLIGREFVGGGYVTILVRGETGAVNAAVRAGADACERVGDGLVAAHIIARPHKEVEPVLGGSAA
- a CDS encoding 4a-hydroxytetrahydrobiopterin dehydratase — translated: MSVISEKWIERKRPVRLERRIEFSHYDQTRDFLDQAAEISEAEDFYPDLSFSRTHVSMALHIEDGETELGEKLLRYAQLIDVIVPAMQDSAGEN
- a CDS encoding bacterioferritin, producing MSNPLLNNPLANKPLVNNPKAVLGFLGRALSFELSAVQQYIALAKLMELRGMTSAGDKFRQEAGEEMQHVERIIGRMLALGGAPNASSLRATHLDGSLPELMQQCKRFELEIVGFYTQAVRHCATSQDDDNRIFFAELLKEEQAHADSFDSWWQQTVGS
- a CDS encoding carboxysome peptide B, with the translated sequence MDIMQVVEPLVCTRRVEGLWKSSLRVLRDSSGKFQVAVDSCSSRPGNWVYVVSGSAARYATGDFAILTDLTVGGIIDFWDEESG
- a CDS encoding BMC domain-containing protein, whose translation is MISLRTYVFIDSLQPQLAVYMGTVSQGFLPIPGDSCLWMEVEPGMSVHQLTDVALKATRVHLGSQVVERAFGSMVFHHRDQSDVIEAGRAVLARLDTDEHKRQKCRIAWKEIVRSVTPDHAVLINRQDRRGSMILPGQSMFILETEPAGYIVYAANEAEKAANITLIDARAVGAFGRLTLSGKEADIDAAAQAAISAIENLSGI
- a CDS encoding sodium-dependent bicarbonate transport family permease yields the protein MSSLSNLLLPAVLFFVLGVVARLVKSDLRFPPDLAKVLSIYLLMAIGLHGGYALAKADLFIALNSVMWALIMGFTLPVIGYLILLATKRVSLLDAAAISAHYGSVSAGTFLTAIAYLDNAGVKYENYPLIMLAIMETPAIIVGLLLAAKARQTIAARKLKAGESADVTNITDTDGEESSFGDLLRDALTNGSVIILIGSMVIGAIAIPSGMDKLSPFIDDIFMGVLCLFLFEMGHVAGRRLGDLRQVGLLLALFGIFMPVLGGVLGVYIGTHMLGFSIGGATLVAVLAASASYIAVPPAMRLAIPEANPSYYLTLSLGITFPFNVIVGIPLFHKLAQVIAS
- a CDS encoding LysR family transcriptional regulator, which produces MADNDNLRLKGGLPDYLIRHTTFRQMQIFEAIVRLGSFTRAAEELFLTQPTVSSQIKKLTNVIGAPLLDQSRRLIKPTDAGNDLYQAIRKIFDCLSDLDTRLAGLKGLQRGRLRLAVVTTAKYFTPEILGEFCREYPDIDVTLTVPNRDEMIDRIQNNEDDLYILGRLPNKLLRHIESHHFAPNPLIVMAPKDHPLCEESNISIERLAQERFIFREVGSGMRDAATKVFSEHGIVPNVRMELGSNEAIKHAVIGGLGLTISSLHTLTLEGASGPIAMLDVQGFPIQHKWYIVHPKNKEPSLIAKTFLEFAMASEPVISERMQSLLNDLSACAKPTREKRKA
- a CDS encoding SulP family inorganic anion transporter, which encodes MTETPQNGLKGLKHWRYDLLAGMQVALVSLPLSLGIAIASGAPPVTGLVSAIIAGLIFPFLGGAYVTISGPAAGLAPALLSGMLVLGGGDLAVGYPLLLVAICLTGLVQIVLAFMNAGRFAIFLPVTVVEAMLAAIGLIIIIKQIPALIGADVPAAK
- a CDS encoding transcriptional regulator; its protein translation is MNRLYPEKLLNIITTDALEEKLIASFKKYGASGYTILSAQGEGSSGLSSGMTGFDANILIKVIMPPDRLDAMLDSLQRKIKKGHHLTVFIIDVSVLSPEKFDKRMR
- a CDS encoding carboxysome shell carbonic anhydrase, with translation MFGSRTKSRSTLQRAVPLKRTLSPRRQGSPAYAGAQPSLSPAKLFASDRAVSNKTGHPFTRSDENAHLYSYEQKIKGAFSGIEVVLQEISSVQHDSGFIGRAQQIARSKLGFELPEHLLADSWVKPLDIGSLYCWCVFETFRHMSDDFFTNSPLSAPDDDEFQAFLEQCGFHLMDVSPCADGRLAHVIRYVLRLPHKVVRRKSYAGAMFDVDDSLQKWVKTEMLRYREGKPNAADAPTRYLKVAAYHFSSSHPDTEGCAAHGSDVQRAAKAAMSRLEDFRQGVENSFCCGASIDLLLLGIDTDNDVLRLHLPDANGDIDAKRYIDAAELYDATYSQSASNAETCITRYLESHSAEHGASLPDEGMKKLAVYLLCKNISQIDYVRQYHQGCYSDIGHQECFIGMGIGFEEIRLRNLTYFAYLSTVEEGAQDMDVGIKIFTKLNANRGLPIPVVIRNDYHSKVPAARERAKARCQQLDTALRDRYRDYADKGLLHTLLMVRDCSSDGRAEMVGCSLLPANQGAH